ATTGAAGTGATAAAGCTAATTTTGTATAAGCTCATCCTTGGATGAGCTTATTTTTTAAATGCTATTTAGATAGTAGTAATATAACTATATTAATTGATTAAATAGCTAGTAGCATTTCTACATGAGGAATACCTACCTCAAGAAACTCATCACTTACTATTTCAAAACCAAAACGTTTATAGAATTTGGTGGCATGTGTTTGGGCAGTAAGGGTTAGTTTTTTGAAATTTTGCTGTTTAGCTTCTTCTATAGCTGCTTGTAAAAGCTCATCACCAATGCTTAAGCCACGCCAGTCTTTTAGCACAGCTACGCGGCTGATTCTAGCACAGTCATCAGTTTCTTTGGTTAAACGGGCTGTTCCCATTGCATAGCTACCGTCGACGGCTAAAAAGTGAGTGGATAAACTATCGAGGTCATCCCATTCTTGCTCTGCAGGAACGTTTTGCTCATTAATAAACACTGCTTCTCTGATTCGCATGATATCAACCATATCTTTTTGCCAATCAGCTTTACGAACAAAGGTCTTATTCATTGAAAAACTCCAATGTTCCTTGTTTAATTAATTCAGTTAATAGGGTAGTGACGATAGGGTCTTTGAGCCAAGCTTGTAAATTTTCTTGGTAAAGTGCATTGGTTTCACAAATTAAACGGAGTAAATCTGCATAATGTTTTGGGAAACTACGGCTAAACCCACTGGCAAACAATATTGCTTCATCATTAAAAATTGACCACGCAAGTTTACCACTTGGATTACGAATGACTATCGCACCATTGTCTATAGTATTAACAAGTTCTTGCTCGGTAAGCGCTTCACCCATTAAACGTTCAGGATAACGAGGCTCTGTCACATGTTGACCGAACCATGTAAGCAACTTTTGATCGTCTTGCAGTGCTTCCTGTAAGGTTTTTTTCAGTCTTGTTAAGGCTGCTGTATCAATAAAATGTGGATCTTTAGCAACGGCCTGTTGTTCAGGGTCACTATAGCGAGATTCTTCTGCATAGAATTGGCTAAGAAAATCAGTGTAATGCACTAATATTTCTTGTGTGCTAGGTGCCCTTAAACCAACAGAAATAGTCATACAGTCTGTTTCGGCAATACCATAATGGGCAAATTGTGGTGGTAGATAGAGCATATCTCCAGGTTCAAGTACCCATTCATCAGTTTGTTTAAAATCAGCTAACAATCTTAAATCTGGATGATCAAGGCAAGGGCTTTCGCTGTTTTCTTGTGGACCAATTTTCCATCGACGTTGACCATAGCTTTGAATTAAAAACACATCATAATAGTCAAAGTGAGGGCCTACACTACCGCCTTTAGCTGCATAGCTAATCATAATGTCGTCAAAGCGCCATTTAGGGATAAAGCTAAAGGGTTCAAAAAGTTGATCGACTTCTGGAATGAATTGGTCAACAGCTTGTACCAGTAAAGTCCAATTTGTTTCAGGTAAGTTTTGGAATGTTTCTGCTGCAAAAGGCCCGTGCAGTAATTCCCAAGGTGTATTACCATGTTCAACAACAATTCTGGACTCTATTTCCTCTTCAAGTGATAGGCCTGCTAGCTCATCAGGATTAATAGGGTTTTTAAAGTCAGTAAACGCACCACGTACCAATAACGGTTTACGCTGCCAATACTCTTTCATAAAAGTACTGGGTGAAATACCACCCAATAAAGCTAATGGTTGATCAATTTGCATTTATTAAATCCGCGTCGCCTGTACTACAGCATTGCCAATATAGTTGGCTGGGGTTAATGCTTTTAATTCAGTTTTGGCTGTATCTGGTATTTCTAAGGTATCGATAAAGGCTAGTAATGCTTCTGGAGTAATACCTTTGCCACGGGTTAGCTCTTTCAGTTTTTCATAAGGATTTGCTACACCATAACGGCGCATTACCGTTTGAATAGGTTCTGCTAGCACTTCCCAACAGTTATCTAAATCTTCAGCTAGGCGATTAGTGTTGATTTCTAACTTACTAATACCTTTTAAGCTAGCTTCATAAGCAATTAAGCTATGGGCTAAGCCAACACCTAGATTACGTAGTACAGTAGAGTCGGTTAAATCACGTTGCCAGCGAGAAACAGGTAGTTTGCTAGCTAGGTGCTGTAAAATAGCATTAGCAATACCTAAGTTACCTTCTGAGTTTTCAAAATCAATAGGGTTTACTTTGTGTGGCATGGTAGATGAACCAATTTCACCTGCAATAGTTTTTTGCTTAAAGTAGCCTAAAGAAATGTAACCCCAAACATCGCGGTCAAAATCAATAAGGATAGTATTAAAGCGCGCTACCGCATCAAATAGTTCAGCAATATAGTCATGGGGTTCAATTTGCGTAGTATAAGGATTCCATGCTAAACCTAATTCTTTTTCAATAAAGTCTTGTGCATTGGCTTCCCAATCTATAGCTGGGTAAGCTGATAAATGGGCGTTGTAATTACCTACAGCACCATTAATTTTACCCAGTAGTTGTACGCTTATAATTTGGTTGATTTGACGTTGTAGACGATAAGCCACATTAGCCATTTCTTTACCTAAAGTAGTAGGTGAAGCAGGCTGACCATGCGTACGAGATAACATAGGGATATCAGCAAACTGTTTTGCCAATGCTTTAATGGCTTCTACTATTTTATTCATAGTAGGAACAATGACTTCATCACGTCCAGCACGTAACATTAAGGCATGTGAAAGGTTATTAATATCCTCTGAAGTACAGGCAAAGTGAATAAATTCGTTAACTTTAGCAAGCTCAGGTACATTAGCCACATGTTCTTTAATAAAGTATTCAACGGCTTTTACATCATGATTAGTAGTTCTTTCAATTTCTTTAATGCGCTGCGCATAAGGTTCTTTAAAGTCAGTCACTAGGCTATTAAGCAGGTCATTAGCCTCTTTAGAGAAAGGAGCTACTTCTGGAATTTGAGGATGACTTGCCAGACGTTGTAACCAACGTACTTCTACCATGACTCGGAAACGAATTAAGCCAAATTCACTAAAAATAGGGCGTAGGTCTTTTGTTTTAGAGCCATAGCGGCCATCGATAGGAGACACAGCAGTAAGAGCAGAAAGCAACATGAACACATTCCTAATAAATAGCTAACAAAACTGTGCGAATTATACACTAAAGCAGGTAAATTGTTGGCAGGAAATTTAGTGAGTTTGTTAGTTATTGATTTAAGGTTAAAAAGTTAATAAGTAAATCTATAAGGTAGTGAGATATGCTTATAGATTTACCCTATTAATCATTGCTAACGTTATTTTTAGTTCAATTAGGTTATTTTGTTTCTGGTTTAAATACACCATTGTCAAATAAAAAAGAACATTTAGGAATATCGCCTGTAATAAAACGTTCTGGTTGATAAAGATTTGTTTTAATGGTTACTACGTTACCTTTTTTGAGAGTTGATACTTGTTGTTTGGTGGTTGTATCGTTACTCATTTTAATGACACCCGTGCAGCTTGTATTAACTTGGTCTTGTAAAGTAACAAGATAATAGGGGATAGCTATGTCTTTATTCTGTTGTGAGGGGAAATCTTTCGTTTCAACATTATTAACAGTGCCTGTTACCACAATATTTACTTGTGTCCATTTGGAAGTGGCTTCAGAGAAGTTTTCTTTATAGTCATTCCATATTGTTTCAATAGATGCTTTTTGTTCTCTAGCATTATGGGAGGTAGGATTGTCTTTTGTGCCTTGGTCATGGGCGCAGCCTGCTAATAAAACTAATAGAGAACTTGCTATGACAGTATTAATGCATTTACTTATGCTCATTTAATAATTCCTCAGAGTGATATGATATAGGTGAAGTATCATTACCAAGCATTTAGCAAATTAACTATTTGTATTAGTTATAAAACTCAACCCACCCTCAGTGTTTAATAACTAATATAAAAAGTAAATCCATTTGCCTACAGGTATTTGCTATAAAGCTTGGACATAGTAAATAATGATAACTTCTTTTACTCTAGACTTTAATTCGACTAATTAATTCCAACCAATTAGATTATGGTTGCTAAAATAGCATTATTCGTTCAGCAAATTGTTAACTGTTAGTTAATGCTTGCTGGCGTAGTAGTTGAATTTGATCCCTTAATTGTGCCGCTTTTTCAAACTCTAGATCTTTTGCTAATTTATACATTTGCTCTTCTAGCTGTTTGATTCGTTTTGCATAATCTGCTGGAGTACGTAATTCAATATCGTATTTACCACTTTCTTCCGCTACTTTGGCTAGGCTACGACGTTTGCCACCACGTGCACCAGGGATATTAGCGCCTTCCATAATGTCAGTAATATCACGTTGTACACCTATCGGGGTGATATTATGCTCTTCATTAAAGCTAATTTGTTTGGTGCGGCGTCGTTCTGTTTCATCCATGGCACGTTGCATAGAACCTGTAATTCTATCTGCATAAAGAATGGCTTTACCATGTAGGTTACGGGCAGCACGGCCAATGGTTTGAATAAGTGAGCGTTCGGAACGTAGAAACCCTTCTTTATCCGCATCAAGAATAGCAACTAATGATACTTCAGGCATATCGAGGCCTTCACGCAGTAAGTTGATTCCCACTAATACATCAAAAGTGCCTATTCGTAGATCACGAATAATCTCTACTCGTTCTACCGTATCAATATCTGAGTGTAAGTAACGAACTTTAACATCATGATCAGACAAATAGTCTGTTAAATCTTCCGCCATTCGTTTAGTCAGGGTAGTGACTAATACACGTTCTTCTTTAATAACCCGTTTTCTAATTTCTGAAAGTAAGTCATCCACTTGGGTGGTAGCAGGGCGTACTTCAATCTCGGGATCTACTAAGCCAGTAGGTCTAACTACTTGCTCAACCACTTGGCCAGCATGTTCTGCTTCATAAGTGCTCGGTGTGGCAGAAACAAAAATAGTTTGCGGGCTAATGGCTTCCCATTCCTCAAAGCGTAAAGGACGATTATCTAAGGCGGAGGGAAGGCGAAAACCATATTCTACTAAGGTTTCTTTTCTAGATCGGTCACCTTTATACATAGCACCAATTTGTGGCACGGTAACATGTGATTCATCGATAACCAGTAAGGCATTATCAGGTAAGTAGTCATATAAGGTAGGAGGTGGCTCGCCTGGTGCTCTGCCTGATAAATAGCGC
This portion of the Entomomonas sp. E2T0 genome encodes:
- a CDS encoding GNAT family N-acetyltransferase encodes the protein MNKTFVRKADWQKDMVDIMRIREAVFINEQNVPAEQEWDDLDSLSTHFLAVDGSYAMGTARLTKETDDCARISRVAVLKDWRGLSIGDELLQAAIEEAKQQNFKKLTLTAQTHATKFYKRFGFEIVSDEFLEVGIPHVEMLLAI
- a CDS encoding cupin domain-containing protein; this translates as MQIDQPLALLGGISPSTFMKEYWQRKPLLVRGAFTDFKNPINPDELAGLSLEEEIESRIVVEHGNTPWELLHGPFAAETFQNLPETNWTLLVQAVDQFIPEVDQLFEPFSFIPKWRFDDIMISYAAKGGSVGPHFDYYDVFLIQSYGQRRWKIGPQENSESPCLDHPDLRLLADFKQTDEWVLEPGDMLYLPPQFAHYGIAETDCMTISVGLRAPSTQEILVHYTDFLSQFYAEESRYSDPEQQAVAKDPHFIDTAALTRLKKTLQEALQDDQKLLTWFGQHVTEPRYPERLMGEALTEQELVNTIDNGAIVIRNPSGKLAWSIFNDEAILFASGFSRSFPKHYADLLRLICETNALYQENLQAWLKDPIVTTLLTELIKQGTLEFFNE
- the purB gene encoding adenylosuccinate lyase, giving the protein MLLSALTAVSPIDGRYGSKTKDLRPIFSEFGLIRFRVMVEVRWLQRLASHPQIPEVAPFSKEANDLLNSLVTDFKEPYAQRIKEIERTTNHDVKAVEYFIKEHVANVPELAKVNEFIHFACTSEDINNLSHALMLRAGRDEVIVPTMNKIVEAIKALAKQFADIPMLSRTHGQPASPTTLGKEMANVAYRLQRQINQIISVQLLGKINGAVGNYNAHLSAYPAIDWEANAQDFIEKELGLAWNPYTTQIEPHDYIAELFDAVARFNTILIDFDRDVWGYISLGYFKQKTIAGEIGSSTMPHKVNPIDFENSEGNLGIANAILQHLASKLPVSRWQRDLTDSTVLRNLGVGLAHSLIAYEASLKGISKLEINTNRLAEDLDNCWEVLAEPIQTVMRRYGVANPYEKLKELTRGKGITPEALLAFIDTLEIPDTAKTELKALTPANYIGNAVVQATRI
- a CDS encoding OB-fold putative lipoprotein; protein product: MSISKCINTVIASSLLVLLAGCAHDQGTKDNPTSHNAREQKASIETIWNDYKENFSEATSKWTQVNIVVTGTVNNVETKDFPSQQNKDIAIPYYLVTLQDQVNTSCTGVIKMSNDTTTKQQVSTLKKGNVVTIKTNLYQPERFITGDIPKCSFLFDNGVFKPETK
- the uvrB gene encoding excinuclease ABC subunit UvrB → MSKFLLKTSYTPAGDQPNAIKEMVQGIEAGLSHQTLLGVTGSGKTFSIANVIAQLQRPTLIIAPNKTLAAQLYGEFKSFFPNNSVEYFVSYYDYYQPEAYVPSSDTYIEKDSSINDHIEQMRLSATKALLERPDAIIVASVSSIYGLGDPESYFKMVLHVDRGDKLDQRTLLRRLTELQYTRNDFDFARATFRVRGDVIDIYPAESDLEAIRLELFDDEVENIAAFDPLTGEILHKLPRFTFYPKTHYATPREVLLEAVEHIKEELKERLEYLQANNKLVEAQRLEQRTKFDLEMMVELGYCNGIENYSRYLSGRAPGEPPPTLYDYLPDNALLVIDESHVTVPQIGAMYKGDRSRKETLVEYGFRLPSALDNRPLRFEEWEAISPQTIFVSATPSTYEAEHAGQVVEQVVRPTGLVDPEIEVRPATTQVDDLLSEIRKRVIKEERVLVTTLTKRMAEDLTDYLSDHDVKVRYLHSDIDTVERVEIIRDLRIGTFDVLVGINLLREGLDMPEVSLVAILDADKEGFLRSERSLIQTIGRAARNLHGKAILYADRITGSMQRAMDETERRRTKQISFNEEHNITPIGVQRDITDIMEGANIPGARGGKRRSLAKVAEESGKYDIELRTPADYAKRIKQLEEQMYKLAKDLEFEKAAQLRDQIQLLRQQALTNS